A segment of the Lelliottia amnigena genome:
GACGCCGACGCAAACGTTCTCTTTTACCTGAACTTACCACCGAAACCAGGGATTAACCATAAGGTAAAACGGGTCATCACATTAGCTTATGACTAAAAAACACCAAAACGACAACAGAACGATTCACTGGATAAATGCAATTAACGCCGAGTAAACGCAATGTAATGGCCGAGTTATTTAGATAAGAGTGATATTTAATGCGGAAAAAGATGGCGATTTCCCATCATGAAAAAAACGCGAGATTAGATAATCTAATGCGAATTAGGGTGTGAAATTAGAATATTTCAAATGAGAGAAATGTCCCGGCTCAGAAGCCGGGAAATGAAAGTGTGATGGGGGTCTAACTTAGCGCAGCCAGTCTGGCAGATCGTTCAACCCCATCGCCTGACGAAGCAGTTGGGGTTTTACACCTGGAAGAGTATCGGCCATTTTCAGACCCAGATCGCGAAGCAGTTTTTTGGCGGGGTTATCGCCTGCAAATAGCTCGCGGAATCCCTGCATACCCGCCAGCATCATCGCGGCACTGTGCTTGCGGCTGCGCTCGTAGCGGCGCAGATAAAGGTGCTGACCAATGTCCTTCCCTTCACGATGTAAACGACGCAGCTCTTCGATGAGCTCAGCGGCATCCATAAAGCCCAGGTTAACGCCCTGTCCCGCTAAGGGATGGATGGTATGCGCAGCATCACCCACCAGCGCCAGACGGTGCGCCGCAAACTGGCGCGCATATCGGCCAGTCAATGGGAACACCTGGCGCTCGCTTTCAAGCGCACACAGACCCAGGCGGTTATCAAACGCCATGCACAGCGCCTGGCTGAATTCTTCCAGCGTCGCGTCCTGCATCTGCTGGGCTTTCTCCGGGATCAACGACCAGACAATTGAACACAGATGCGGATCGCTCAGCGGCAGAAACGCCAGAATGCCGTCATTATGGAAGATCTGACGCGCTATGCCACCGTGCGGCTCAGCGGTACGAATCGTCGCGACCATCGCGTGATGACGGTAATCCCAAAACGTCAGTGGGATATCCGCTTTATTTCGCAGCCAGGAGTTCGCACCATCTGCGCCAACAACCAGACGCGCCGTTAGCATCTCGCCACTCTGCAACGTAATGAAGGCTTCGTTCTCACCCCAGGCGACTTGCTGCACCTGTGCAGGCGCTAACAGCGTAATATCTGCGCTGTGCTGCGCTTTTTGCCATAGAGCATGATGAATGACCGCATTTTCGACGATGTGACCCAGATGGCTGTAGCCCATGCTTTCGTCATCAAACGCAATGTGACCAAAGCTGTCTTTGTCCCACACTTCCATCCCGTGATAACAGCTTGCGCGAAACGCCGTGATATCTGACCAGACGCCAAGACGCGTCAGCAGCTTTTCGCTGGCGGCGTTGATGGCCGATACGCGAAGTTCAGGCGGTGCGTCCGGGGCTACGGGCTGCGGTGGCGTGCTTTCAAGAACGGCAACGCGCAGGCCGCTTCCCTGCAAACCGCAGGCTAAAGCCAGCCCAACCATTCCGCCGCCAACAATGGCAACATCAACATTCTGCACTGAGTTAACTCCTTAACGCGCGACCCAACCAAGAGTCCGCTGCGCCAGCACGTTACGTGCCGGAATGAATAGTTCCATCGCCATCAGCCCCGCATTGCGCCCGGCAACCAGCGGTGCCCAACGGTTTGCGAAAAGATGCACCAGGCCATCGGTGACGCCAATAGTGGCCTCTTTGTCTGTCTGGCGACGCTTCTGATAGTGGCTGAGTATGGCATAGGCACCGTAATCATTGTGATCTCGCCACGCCTGTGCCAGCGTCTCTGCCAGGCTCATCACGTCGCGTAAACCCAGGTTAAATCCCTGTCCTGCAATTGGATGCAGCGTTTGCGCGGCATTGCCGACTAAGGCGACGCGATGGGAAATGGATTGCGATGCAGTGGTCAGCGCCAGGGGGTATGCGGAACGCTGTCCCGCATGGGTGATACGACCAAGCCGCCAGCCAAATGCTTTTTGCAGCTCGTCGCAAAAACGGGCGTCAGACCAGGTCATCACCTCGTCAATACGGTCCAGCGCGTGACACCAGACCAGCGAACTGCGTCCGTCCGACATCGGCAGCATCGCGAGGGGGCCGAACTCAGTAAAACGTTCGAACGCACGCCCCTGATGGGCGACAGCGGTAGAAACATTCGCAATCACCGCCGCCTGACCGTAAGGCTGCTGATGCCATTCAACGCCACACTGGGTGGCCAGCGCGGAGCGAGAACCATCAGCAGCGACCAGCAGTTGCCCTTCGAGCGTGTCGCCATTATCAAGCGTAACGCTGACGCTATCCTGGCTACGGGTAAAACTGGCCACCCGCGCTGGGCAGTGCAGCGTGACGCCAGGCGCATCCTGCAATAAGCGGAATAAACGCAGGCCAACGTCATGCAGCTCAACGACATGCCCCAGCGCGT
Coding sequences within it:
- the ubiF_2 gene encoding UbiH/UbiF/VisC/COQ6 family Ubiquinone biosynthesis hydroxylase, giving the protein MQNVDVAIVGGGMVGLALACGLQGSGLRVAVLESTPPQPVAPDAPPELRVSAINAASEKLLTRLGVWSDITAFRASCYHGMEVWDKDSFGHIAFDDESMGYSHLGHIVENAVIHHALWQKAQHSADITLLAPAQVQQVAWGENEAFITLQSGEMLTARLVVGADGANSWLRNKADIPLTFWDYRHHAMVATIRTAEPHGGIARQIFHNDGILAFLPLSDPHLCSIVWSLIPEKAQQMQDATLEEFSQALCMAFDNRLGLCALESERQVFPLTGRYARQFAAHRLALVGDAAHTIHPLAGQGVNLGFMDAAELIEELRRLHREGKDIGQHLYLRRYERSRKHSAAMMLAGMQGFRELFAGDNPAKKLLRDLGLKMADTLPGVKPQLLRQAMGLNDLPDWLR
- the ubiH gene encoding 2-octaprenyl-6-methoxyphenyl hydroxylase; the protein is MSVIIVGGGMTGATLALVISKLTEGQLPVHLVEAVAPQVSEHPGFDARAIALAQGTCQQLARVGIWQAIADRATAINTVHVSDRGHAGFVTLDAQDYRIDALGHVVELHDVGLRLFRLLQDAPGVTLHCPARVASFTRSQDSVSVTLDNGDTLEGQLLVAADGSRSALATQCGVEWHQQPYGQAAVIANVSTAVAHQGRAFERFTEFGPLAMLPMSDGRSSLVWCHALDRIDEVMTWSDARFCDELQKAFGWRLGRITHAGQRSAYPLALTTASQSISHRVALVGNAAQTLHPIAGQGFNLGLRDVMSLAETLAQAWRDHNDYGAYAILSHYQKRRQTDKEATIGVTDGLVHLFANRWAPLVAGRNAGLMAMELFIPARNVLAQRTLGWVAR